AGTCGCAGATGTTTCCATACGCTGACTAATGGCTTTATCCATGTCGACTTCGAGCAAGAAGTGTACGCCACCACGTAAGTCCAAACCAAGTTTCATCGGTTTTGCGCCAATCTTTTGCAACCACTCAGGGGTGGTTGGGGCAAGGTTGAGCGCAACGACATAATCATCACCTAAATCACGGCGTAACACTTCTTTGGCTTTTAACTGTGCTTCAGAAGAGCTTAAACGTAATAATGCCGCGTTATTGGTGAAGCTATTGTCGTGGCTGCTAATGTTGGCAGTTTTTAAAATCTGCTCCGCTTTTTGCACGATAGTCTGATCAATTTTAGTGCCTGCTTTTGCCCCCGAAATTTGGACAGCAGGTTCATCTGGATACAGACTTGGAAGTGCATATAACGTACTGATCACAAGTACCACAAGGATCAGTAAATATTTCCATGCAGGGTAACGCATTCGCTTTCTTCTTAAATGAAAAAGTCGTGCTGAGGCACGACTATTTTATGATTAAAGGTTATTTAATGTGCCTTCAGGTAATACTGAAATGACACTCGCACGTTGGATTTTTACCTCAACACCGCGAGTGAGTTCAACAACTGCAAAGTCACCTTCAAGTTTGGTAATTTTCCCCATTAAACCACCAGCAAACACGATCTCGCTGCCTACACCCAGGCTTTCGATTAAAGAACGGTGTTCTTTAGCGCGTTTCGCTTGAGGTCTCCAGATCAAGAAATAGAAGATTGCGATAAATACCGCGATCATCAACAAGTTTGCCATAAGGCTTGGACCTTGTGCCGCAGCAGGTGCAGCGTGAGCAGTAGAGATGAAAAAACTCATTTCGATTTCCTAAAATTAAAAGGCAAAAAATTAATAATAAATTCCAATTCGTTTTGCAATGTACCTTGTCTTGCGATCAGGCGCAAATCTTGATGCAAATCGTTCAGCTTAGTCCTCTGGACATGCTGGAACTTCTAAGCCACGACGGGCATAAAAGTCCTGAACGTACTCATCAAATGTGCCATTATCCAATGCATCACGCATACCTTGCGTCAGACGTTGGTAGTAACGCAAGTTGTGGATCGTGCCAAGCATTGATGCAAGCATCTCACCGCACTTCTCTAAATGATATAAATAGGCACGGGTAAAGTTTTTACAAGTGTAGCAATCACAATGTGGGTCTAAAGGCCCTTTATCATGACGATATTTACTGTTACGGATACGGACCAGACCATCGGTGACAAAATAATGACCATTACGGGCATTACGGGTTGGCATCACACAGTCAAACATATCGACACCACGGCGAACTGCTTCGACGATGTCTTCTGGTTTACCCACACCCATGAGGTAACGTGGTTTGTCTTGCGGCATTTTGTTGGGTAAATAATCAAGTACCTTGATCATTTCTTCTTTCGGTTCACCGACCGAAAGCCCCCCAATCGCATAACCATCAAAACCAACTTCCAACAAGCCTTTGAGTGATTCATCTCGTAGGTCTTCGTACATGCCGCCTTGAATAATGCCGAATAAGGCATTTTTATTCTTGAGCGCGTCATGATGGTGGGTTTTACAACGTTTTGCCCAACGTAAAGAAAGCTGCAATGATTTTTGCGCTTCTTCATGCGTGGCAGGGTAAGGGGTACATTCATCAAAAATCATCACGATATCTGAATTCAGTACATGTTGGATCTCCATTGAAATTTCTGGAGACAAGAATACCTTTGAACCATCAATCGGAGAGCGGAAGGTTACACCTTCTTCTTTGATTTTACGCATTGCGCCCAAGCTGAAGACCTGGAAACCACCAGAGTCGGTCAAAATCGGTTTATCCCATTGGATAAACTCGTGCAGACCGCCATGCTCTTTAATTACTTCCAAACCTGGACGTAAATATAAGTGGAAGGTGTTTCCTAAGATAATCTGTGCCTGAATTTCTTCAATATCACGAGGCAGCATGCCTTTTACTGTACCGTAGGTACCAACGGGCATAAACACCGGGGTTTCCACCACACCGTGTTCTAAAGTAAGTCGACCACGACGGGCGCGCCCCGACTGGCCTAATTTTTCAAATTTCATGTAATAACCTGAGCAAGATCGAAGTGCTACTATGATTGCAGCGCAAGAAGGCGAAAAAACAGTTCGCTGATCGAAAGCGGCTATTTTCCCCGATTATGGCGTGTAGTTCTACTACTAAATGTAGCGAGAGATAAAATAGATTTAGTTTGATAAGTTTTGGGTGATATTTGCTCGAATGTTGATGAGCAAATACTGATTTAAGTGAATAAGGTTTTTGCATTTTGTAATGCGAAATTTGTGAGGGAATTTGCTATCTAGATGGCGGCATGGATGCCGCCGCGTTAGACTGCGGTAGCAGGGATGTACCGTCAGTCTATGAACAGCGATTAAAGCTGTGCAAGGGTTTTGGTTACTTTTGCCAAAACAAAAGTAACTCCAACCGAAGGTTTTTGCTGAAATGAGTGAGATAACTGTAAGACGCTAAAATGTTATAACTACCGCACTAAAAATTCGGTTTATAGTCAAAATTTTCAGTCGCCAGATTATCCTTAAATGGGCGAATGGCTTTCTTCGATAAAGTCAGGGTATTGATCAG
The DNA window shown above is from Acinetobacter colistiniresistens and carries:
- the yajC gene encoding preprotein translocase subunit YajC, which translates into the protein MSFFISTAHAAPAAAQGPSLMANLLMIAVFIAIFYFLIWRPQAKRAKEHRSLIESLGVGSEIVFAGGLMGKITKLEGDFAVVELTRGVEVKIQRASVISVLPEGTLNNL
- the tgt gene encoding tRNA guanosine(34) transglycosylase Tgt gives rise to the protein MKFEKLGQSGRARRGRLTLEHGVVETPVFMPVGTYGTVKGMLPRDIEEIQAQIILGNTFHLYLRPGLEVIKEHGGLHEFIQWDKPILTDSGGFQVFSLGAMRKIKEEGVTFRSPIDGSKVFLSPEISMEIQHVLNSDIVMIFDECTPYPATHEEAQKSLQLSLRWAKRCKTHHHDALKNKNALFGIIQGGMYEDLRDESLKGLLEVGFDGYAIGGLSVGEPKEEMIKVLDYLPNKMPQDKPRYLMGVGKPEDIVEAVRRGVDMFDCVMPTRNARNGHYFVTDGLVRIRNSKYRHDKGPLDPHCDCYTCKNFTRAYLYHLEKCGEMLASMLGTIHNLRYYQRLTQGMRDALDNGTFDEYVQDFYARRGLEVPACPED